The Chionomys nivalis chromosome 1, mChiNiv1.1, whole genome shotgun sequence sequence TAGAAGAGTAAGATTCTTTCTTCACAGCTTATTTTGACCAATAAACCTTTTCAGACTGTTggatttaagtttatttattgaaaatgcaAATATTGAGGTCATTCTTTCTATGTTCTTTAGTGATAATTTGATGAGAAATAAGTGCTATAAAAAGTATGCCTGTGTAATTGTCTATCACAAGAGGAAGATGTTATACTGTTTACAGAAGTTCATCTGTGCACTTTACAGCTTACATGAATGTGATGATGCTCTTTCCTATGTGCAGGATTGGAGCCTGTGGCAGGAGAGCCAGGCTCGCAAGCCCTACTAGAGGGATGCTTTTACCTGAATTCAGAGGACAAAACTAGAAGAAGCTGCACACACAGCCTGGTAAAAAGAGAATGGCTGAAGTATGTGACATATTTGTGTGAAGGCGTACACACTTCTTATTACATTTGATACCTAAGTAATGTGCACAAAAAAAGGTGTAGACATTGCTTTGGTATGTTTCAATCAGTAGAAACTGTACTGattactttttaagtttatttgACAAAGTGCCTAACAAAACAATTTGAAGAAAGAAGACTATTTTCTGACATTTTGAGGGTCTGCCATGGCTGCTATCTGCTTTTCCCAGGCTGTGGGGTCTGGTGTCAAGAGTTCGTTTTGCAGCATGGCTTTTCTAAGAGTTCACTTTTCAGTGTGACTAGTCTGAGACTTCtttgcagcacacacacaaaataataataaatgtatttgGAAATATAAATGATATCAAAATTTAGAGGCAATTGTGTTAATAAatgaaatacataataaaataatacaagcaGGGTCACAATTTTCTCACCCAATTCTTGAAAATGATAAATTGATAATTGATACACAgtaatcattttaaatgttttatagctTGGTAAAAGTTAGTAAGTAGGTAAAAATATCCAAATATATATGAAAGCTAAAGCTGTAATAACATTAAGAACACAATATAGTCTATAGGGAAAAATAGAAGTTCTAAGCATGACTTTTCAACAAAAGTTACAAAATTTAGATTAATCTGGACAGTTTTGGTGCCTAGAATGGGATTGTATTCTATGCCAGGCTCCAAAGTTGCTGAGAACCGACTAGAGAACATGTACTTGGTGGATTTTGTTTAGTAGGTCCTCTATAATCTACAAAGAGCACCTTGATCAGacatatgtgtatgagcattgTTCACCACCTCAGAGCAGAATTTATGGCAAGACCTAGATAAAAGCTACagataatttatggtttctcagAGAAAGAGAACCAGTCTTTTCCAGGAATAAGGACACTCACAGGTAATCCAATTTCAAGTGATCCACCCTAAGCATATGTAATATTAATAACACTAAAAAAATTAGTCTGGttgcatatgaatatatatacatatatgtgagaGTAAGAATTAAAGAGGAACAAGTTgtaaatgttttttatatttatttttttaaaaaaactttttttttcattatacataccaattcaagttcccactccttccccttctcccattccttccataTACCCTCCTACTCAACctccatccagtcctcagagagggtaaggcacattgctttgtggaaggtccagggccctccctactatatctaggctgagcaaggtatacatccaaagagaataggatcccaaaaagctagcacatgcagtagagataaatcccagtgccattgccagtggaccctcagtctgccccagccatgcaactgtcagccacattcagagggactagtttggtcctatgcttgttccttcccagtccatctggtgctggtaagctcccattagctcaggtagactgtttcagtgggtgaacccatcatggtcttgatctatttgctcatactctcattcctctcactcttcaactggactttgggaggtcagtccagtgctctgatgcaggtctctgcctctgtttccatcaggtgCTGAATGAAGGTTGTATGgttatatttaagatagtcataagtctgactacagggcaagtcatgATCAGgcccttctcctctattgcttagggtcttagataGGGttattcttgtggattcctagggATTTCTCtcgagccaggtttctgctaaccccacaatggcttcctcaatcaaaatatctctttccttgctctcatctctgtccttactCCATCTTGActttcccattccctcaagttcttctcactcttccctttctcccctactCTTCACCTTCTACCCTCTATTCTCTCCCAAACCCCATGCTTCCAGTTttgtcaggaaatcttgtctgtttccaatttccaagtgaatctatatatgtttttatttgggttcaccctaatacttagcttctctaggatcataaactttaggctcaatatcctttgtttatatctagtatccacttatgagtgaatacataacatattcatctttttggctCTAGGTTACCTaattaggatagtgttttctaatttcatctatttgcatgcaaaattcaagatgtcatttttttttctgagacagggtttctttgaggttttggagcctgtcctggaactagctcttgtagaccaggctggtctcgaattcacagagatccgcctgcctctgcctcccaagtgctgggattaaaggtgtgcgccaccaccgcccagcaagatgtcattgtttttttactgctgtgtagtactctaatgtgtgaatgtgccacattttctttatccattctttgcttgagggacatctaagttgttttcaggttctggctattacaaataatgctgttatgaacatagctgaacaaatgcctttatagtatgattaagcatcttttgggtatatgcccaagagtggtattgctggatcctgaaaaaagcagcctactgaatgggaaaagatcttcactagccccacatcagacaaaggactgacctccaaaatatataatgaactcaagaaattagacatcaaaattctaagtaacacaattaaaaaaatgggatacagaactaagcagagaattttcaacagaagaatctcaaatggccaaattatacttaagggaatgttcaacatccttcgccatcagggaaatacaaatcaaaacaactctgagataccatcttacacctgtttgGAATTATAAATGTTACAAAGAGTAGAGAGGGACACAAGGGAGTTAGAGGTATGAGAGGAAGGGTTGGAAATGATGAAAATGCAGTACTTATCTGGGGAGATACCCACCtccaaaaaaatctgaaaaaaaaaacatttcaagaatatatgtgtttaaatttttGGTAGAGTGATGATAATCCAGAATTTAGCttatttaaaagaagaatgtAGAAATGAAAGGTTAAGGTagggaattattattattgttatcacaATTATCTTAATATAGAAAAGAATAGATAGAAATTGATTTGCTAAGCCTCTTTTGTTACGTATATTTGATGCAAACAAAAAACTTGTGGCTATTAAAAATCAACATAAATTGCATTAGTTTATAAATGTGTGTAAAAAATTTACAAGTCATTTGATAAATGGCCCCTTTCTTAGAAAATAATTTGCTATTGTGTTCTATAGAAAAATATGGGGGAGTTGTCACTTGTTACATTACTTTCTTGTCTGGGAAAATATTGTCTTTTGAGGAATTCCTGTTTAGGTAGAacttaaggtattttttttttatttataagtgaCAATGCAGAGGTCAGGGAAGCAATTAGAGTGAGTGTCCCTCACTTCCAGCACATAATTTCTGCCAGTGTTCCAAAAGACACCAAAGTTCCTACACCTACAGCCACTCCATACTGCCCCACCCTGGTATGCTTTGcattcttctttgtattttaattcttttctgcTTTGTGACAGGAGCCAGGCCAGGAGGACCTTTCTGTTGCTGCTCTGATAGTATGCTCATGCTTCTATTTCTCATCAATTACCTGTTAAGACTTTCAATAGCAGGGTTAATTTGTGTTCCCAGTATATCTGTCAGATGGATGTTGGGCATTTGTGAGAAATCTCAAGGCAGTTTGGGCTCACTTTCTTTGTTCAATGTTGCTTCAGGGGATTGAGGTGATGGTGCATATTTCATATGCAAAACAGTATTCTGCCTCTGTGAAATCTAAAAAcctgtgttgttttgagacaggatctcagcacAAAATCTATACAGATTTCAGACTTGTTTTTCTCTTGCATTAGCTTCCTCAGTTCTAGACTGTAGGCACAAATGTGCATCACTATAACAAGGTTACATGCTTTTGTTATATCTTTTTCTAATATCCTCAATCATTTTGCTCTACTTTGTTATGGATTCTTTGACTATATGCTAGCTCCTGAAGAATGTTATTATTCCAGGTTTTATATCCTGGCTTGCCTAAACATCCCTCATCTGCGCTGATGCctacacagaaggaaatgaataGATTTTGGagcaaaataaagagaaataaataatatcttAAGCCTTCTTGGTGCTGGTAGAGAACCAGATATATGAAGAAGGGAGACACCGAGAATGAGAACGATTCTTGTTGTGTAAGTGAATTTATGTAAGATTATTGTCTTTTTAGTAGCACAAGAGAAATATTTCCaaatttgtgtgcatgcacagataAAATAGTTATAAGTGAACAGAACATATTACATTATGTGTCAATTACACTTGAAAGAAATTCTATGCTATATCTTAATAACTATCATGGTACTAATCAAGCGTTAGATAGAAAATATATGTCAATGATAAGCACGAGCTAATGAAATGAGAACAAAGGGGGTTTAAcctaaatatatgtatgtttatgcttTAGTGTATGTTCTGTGTTTATTAAGAGACAAATGATCAGCTTTTGCAGTATAAGCCATTATGAAATAATATTCTTTGACATATTAGGAGGTGACTGAAAGATTGTAGTACAAACCTTGTAAAAAATTACAGGATCTTATATGTacaaatttttatgtatttaatgaAGTTCTTATTTCATTtaccaatttaaaaattattgcctTCTAAGTGAGTTAAAATCATTTAACTTTGCTTGTCCAGAAACTAGTAGCTGGTAATCACTATTCAACATGTAAACTGAAAAAGCAATGGaagtaaatatgtttttattttgaaggcaGTGCATGGAGATTCGGTGTTTCTATCATCACAATATACAAGACACCAGGTTCTTGTCCATATGATACACAGTATCTGCAAGAAGCTAAGCTGAACTGGCTTGgacaatatattttgtttgtgaagaAAAATATGAACCAAATCATGAATGAATTTTAAAGTTTGTTGGATATTGTATAGGATAGTTCATAATACACTaagtttgttttataatttcaaGAGTGACAAAAACCATATTTTAGAAGTTTGCATTTCTAAGTCTTCAAAAGTGCAGTAGAAATTGAACCATCCTTTTGATGACAATGAGTGCTGTTCTACAGGTAACATTATTAATCCTTTTAAGTGTGGAGTTCATCATAGGGATTTTAGGAAATGCATTCATGGCACTGGTAAACATCAGGGGCTGGGTCAAGAGAGGAAAGATCTCTGTTGTGGATCAGATCCTTACTGCTCTGGCCATTTCCAGAATAGCTTTTCTATTGTTGATAATCATAATTATGTTGATATATGAGCTGTGTCCAGCTTTAGTAATAACTAAAAAAATGATCAGAATAACTAATGCCTCCTGGATACTGACCAATCATTTTAGCATATGGTTTGCTACATGTCTCAGtgacttttattttctcaaaatagcCAATTTTTcaagttctctttttctttacctAAAGTGGAGAGTTAAAAATGTGGTTTTAATGATACTGCTAGTATCTGTGTTCATCTTCTTTGTAAACATTATAAtcataaacacatatatagatGTCTGGGTTGATCGATATAAGCTGAACACATCTCACAGTTCTATAACAAGTAATTCAAAACTTTATAAACTTGTTTTACTTACCAACACTATGTTCACACTAATACCCTTTACTGTGTCTCTGATCACCTTTTTGTTGGTCATCTTCTCCTTGTggaaacatttgaagaacatacaAAATAATGCCAAAGGCTCCCAAGACATCAACACCACAGCCCACATAAAGACTCTGCAAATGGTGGTTGCCTTCCTGCTACTGtatactgttttctttctggCACTTGCCTTTCAGTCTTGGAACAATAAACCTCATCATAGAAAAATATCCAATTTGTTTTCTGTGGATACTGGACTTGTTTTTCCCTCAGCCCATTCATGTGTCTTGATTTTGGGAAACAGTAAGCTGAGACAAGCGTTTCTGTCCATGATGTGGTGGGTGAGGTGCAAGCTAAATGTTGCAATTCTTGGGTTCTTAGAACATATAAGTGATTGTCTTCAATATTTTAGAGGATGTTTATAAGAGATTCTGAATaattgtatattttctttctatttatcttttagtagtaactttataaattttacaaaattcTGTGTATGTCAAGCACTAGTCCAAACATATTGTAGATGTataggaaataggaaaagatgtaTGTTGTTATACAAGGAATGATGTGAAAATGGACCTTGTAGTAAAACTCCTAATATCAATATGATGCAATTTTTTACTAAATAGACTTTCCGTAATTTTAATATGATCATTGACTAATACACATAAGACACATTTGCATGTAAGTATATGTAGTTTATTAAATGTACATGGTTAACTCTATAATATAACTTCATAGTCAAGAATAAGCTAAAAAATGACATGTAGACATGGACATACATTTAGCCCAATGTTTCACATATATCaacttagaaattttaaaaaaatgcattaatCTTTCTCAAATTTCCtatattatgtaatataaaaatcaataatttttggAACATGTCTGTCACTGTAAATGCATTGTATTTTTCTATATAGTTTTTATATATGCAATACAATCTATTTTAGTATATATGTCCACAAGCACTGAATCACAACAATGTCTTAGCTGAATATCATAGTGAGGGAATTCATGTTTTTCCTTTACTTATGTGACTATtcacatgtattttttaaaggtagAAAACAATAGGCTATCATAGGAATATAAACTTGGAGTAATCTAGTGATATAGGATTATTCATAggttttgtgtgtgattattttggggtctgagctgccaggcagccagAAGACAAgcaaattggcatgccaacatgATCGACTATATCCACATAAGACCCGAGAAAGCTTCTAAAGGAATTCtagaccaaaaaacaaaaaacaaacccaaaacccccagagtttaacacagcttcttgttcTGTTTGTGGGCACGTTGATGCAACTCtattaagagaggttttcctgattcagcagtagcagaaaaaaaaggccACACAGTTTTGAAAAGGTGGTTTTCTAggctgtgctgccagcatgaactcttgACTTCTTCTGGAGGTATagttatggagcatttaaatggggtttgtgatcagagtgctacaacttgatTAATGGCAACAAAGACCTCCCGTGACCCAACCCTGGATCTAGGGTGAAGAGTCTAACTCCTAGACGTAATGAACAAACCTCCTCCAACATGTTGGACTGAGTGGAACAAACAGGCAGGGCCAAGTTGTCCCTACCCATGCctacttagcattaaaaaagaagaaccatttctcttcagaaaaggattacagatgcccaataaagacaaattgagatgaaaaagacctttaaatgggtcacagtgttggataaatgtatgtaggcttgggaaagaagaaaaagtatagagaattataaaaagaggtaaattgtttttttttaaagtaaagcaaAGTTGTTAAATAGACAAagtaaacttatagaaaaagtagtagaataagaaaaatacttatatatttttccatgtaaatatgaaaaattcacagagtctggattatgtatattattgtgtttctttaaatttttcaaatgtgGAGGAGATAAGTAcagagagacttttttttatattgggttgctaagctaaagcagcatatatattttaaaggtatcttgattccaaagtTTGGGtctaaagatttgttgctttttaaaagaggttcttctctttccacagaggatgagaaaatGTGGATTCATTTCAggataatgtggtttgatggactacGACTGCCTGAAAGGTTGTCATGAACACTCCCAAAAATACTTTggccaacaaaaagcaggaagcagtttggagagaactacacccatattcccaaatattgtttataaatattttttttacatttaaaggggatatgctatagagatttgcattggtattgatcttggtttattgatacaaagttaaggtcaattttgttatactatgtgtatatgtatttgtatcttgattaaggtattgtgtttgtccaactcatttaaaaatgtaatgtataattatgaaatatatgttaatagatagtcatctataatattaaatcttgtagtcatgttacttaggttttctagatgttcggagatatttttcagatgtatagggattcttcaaatctttcaaagactacagaatatggcatttaaaatgtttaagaacttaggatttttcatgacagtgaagcacatctgctcctggcagcatcaattacttcaaaaaaaatatgggcattgaagaggctctttatggaaatggttagccatttgggtaagaaactgctcttgctttgaCTGCTTGATTGTATGCTGTGTGAACCGGATATACAGGACCCACAGgtaaatgactgctaaacttgcctaaaggtgagatgatccttcagggttgctgcttcatgaaagagtctactagacattctgcaggatgcaAAAAAATGTTACTGAAAAACTtccaatataggtagaactgtctttgaaatttcctgctttatggaaaaatCTGTTGAATACTATGGGCATTATGGCTGAAGGTGGATGcaccaatgatacagaagaacattGGGTGACTGTGCAGGtggcaagatgtctctgttaattctagaattttagaagttgcttacaatgcacttcccatttacttaggtaataatatattCTTCTGCAGTTATTGATGGAGTTGATGAATTGGTAGTTGTAATTATAGTTTGTATAaggatataattataattttagttataataaaagataaaataaatagaaatattgtaactgtaattcttgtttgatacctgtattgttatatgtaattttactgggttaaagttaaaatctttctttttatttaagcagaaaagaggaggtgatgtgggattcccctctgtatgctatgatgctattaataccattggttaataagaaactgtcttaagcctgtgataggatagaatagagctaggcaaggaaaactaaactgaattctgggagaaaggaggtggtgttagagagaagccatgaagccacctCCAGAGACAGCCATGCTGAAACCTTgatggtaggccatgagcctaatagtaaaatataaaataatggaattgggttaaactaagatgtaaaaaCTAGCTAATAcaaagctagaactaatgggccaggcagtgatttaattaataaagtttctgtgtggttattttgggagtcttggcagctgggaaatgaacaagtgaccTCTTACTACAATCTAGGGTGACTAGTGTGTTTTTAACATTAACTTTTGTTAAGTAGGTACTTTGCTTTAACTGTAGGGAAAAGTGcacactaagtgaaatatataaatttaatcaAAGAACTGAGCAATTTAGGATGAacaagtggtgtgggacaattgtttgtattctatcaattatattttaaataaatggtgattggtcagtagccagggaggaagtataagtgggacaACCATCagaaagtagaggcgggtcaatgagaacagcagaattctgggaagaaggaagcccattccttggCAGTCCTGGCCCagatacagaagaagcaagatgtgactgccacactgaaaaatgtactgagccatgtggctaacatatactagaataatggggctaatataagttataagagttaataagaaacctgggataatgggccaatcagtttataattaatgtagacctctgtgtgatttctttgggacttaatgattgtgggaactgggcaggacagaaatcttaGACAACAAACAAGATTGAGGAAGAGAAGGGTACTGAGCTACAAAagtgagagagaatgagagagaagaatgGGAATGTTTAGAAACAAGTACTTTTTAAATCAGACCGTATATTCTCTAACAAATCGTATCAGGCTGATGGTTTCTGGAtggttaggttttcttttttaatgtgcatatgtgtaataaatagcttttaaagaaaaatattttagtatttatgtATGTGGTCATTTGTGAACCTTTAACTTTAGCACTCACATTTGTGTAGTACTGTTTCTCATGTGTAGAAGTTGAGATTCTGAGATAGTCAATATATCTATCAGTGCATGAAGATATCATTAGAGAGCAAGAAGAATGACTCTTGTAAGAGAGAGGCCTTTTAAGTAAAATATCTACAGAATAGGCAGGACCCAACCAACTATGGGCCAGGGGCATCCTAACCCTGACCCGTGACTAGAACTCTAGAGAAACTCCCCATCCCATGTCATGCATCCAAACACACCAAGCAGAAGTCTATGTCACTGGGCAATGGGCACTATAATGATCTCTTTGTGATGAGGAAGCATGGCTCAGCCCACTACTAGGGTGACCTGTGTGGGACAATGGAGTCCTAGGGCTACCTACTCCATGCTACATGCTCTAAGAAGAAAACCTTGCAACATCAGCCAGATGAATAATATCAGTGTTAACAGAGGTACAGTATGTAGTGTGTGGCATAGtgatttaagagagagagagaatggtttaGGTCTTGTCGGCAGTGGAATATCTGAAGagacaagagaggaagggagtgggctAAGATGGTGAGGGAGCTGATGCTCTTTTTAACACATGAGAAAATTTGCCCTGCACTTGgtctgggcagcagagcagagaccATCCTGCTGATGACAAGACAGGTGAGCCAACCCTGAGAATGTGATCATGGGAGATCTAGCCCCACTCTTATTTCCCACATGGGGGTATGGGCTGGGGAAATCTACCTTCCTTCAGTCCCTACCCATCAATGCCTAAGACAGCAGAGATAACTGACCTTGAGGCAACAAGAGAGGACAAACTGTCCCTGCTCCCCACTAGCTGCAAAACTCTAGGAAGCAGGCCCTGCACCACAgcagggcagcacaatagagccaagcCTGTTAGTGGAAGTGTGGGAGAGCCAGTCTTAAAATTGTGAGCATGGAAGAGTTGTCTCCATTAATCATCTGTTTGGTGGTGGTGAGGGAATGAGGCTTTTCTCCCTTCCCAACAATGTcttgaggcaggtgggagagataGTTGTGAGGTCATAAGTATGGGAGACCCAACCCTGACCCCCACCAAGtacaacacttgggagagcagtCTGTGCACCTCATCAGGACAGTAAATAGAGTCAATAATGTGAACATAGGTGTGGGAGAGCCAGCCCtgaaattgtgagcatgggagaactATACCAATTATCCTTCTTTCCGGTGGTAGAATGGGCTGAAGAGATCTGTCCTCCTCATCCTGCAGTGCTTGGGGCAAGTAGAAAAACTGACATAGTGGTCATAGGTGCAGGAGAGCTCTCCTTGACCCCCACCAACTACAGCACTCAGgacagcacaatagagccaactgTGTTACACAGGTGTGGGTAAGTGAGTCCCGGAATTATGAGTGTGGGAGAGCACTCCCCACTTTTCCTCTATCTTCTTGTGACATGGGCTGAGTAGTGATGCCCTCCCTTCTATTTATCAATACCTAAGGAAGATAAGAGAGCTGATCCTGTGGTCATAAGAATGGGAACACTCTCTCTGACTCCCAACTATCTGCAACACTCTGAATAGCAGGCTTAGCACCTAACTAAGGTACCAACCTGTTAGTGCAGGTGTGAGTGAACCTGTCCCGAAGTTGTATGCTTGGGAGTGCTGTCCCCATTTTACATGTAGTAGACCAAAGCTATTGTTACCTAGGTCCAGGCCCAAGAATATGACTTGGCATACTCCATCACCCACGACATCTATAATCTGCTGGACCATGTTAAGGGAGTTGACCTGCAGATGCCAAActtcaggatctccacaacacagaacAATAGCAGGATATCTAAGAGACAGCAGGATATCTAGGCTAAGGCCTAAAATAAATAgggtagtagaaaccagaggtctTGAACAAAACCAACGTCTCTTTTCAATGTACACTTgcaattaaagataaataaacaaaggaGTTGTCAGTATGACTCACTGTGTTACACTGCAGCTTCCAGCAtgagatttttacattttttcctttttaattttcttttcctccccttttt is a genomic window containing:
- the LOC130883707 gene encoding taste receptor type 2 member 140-like; the encoded protein is MSAVLQVTLLILLSVEFIIGILGNAFMALVNIRGWVKRGKISVVDQILTALAISRIAFLLLIIIIMLIYELCPALVITKKMIRITNASWILTNHFSIWFATCLSDFYFLKIANFSSSLFLYLKWRVKNVVLMILLVSVFIFFVNIIIINTYIDVWVDRYKLNTSHSSITSNSKLYKLVLLTNTMFTLIPFTVSLITFLLVIFSLWKHLKNIQNNAKGSQDINTTAHIKTLQMVVAFLLLYTVFFLALAFQSWNNKPHHRKISNLFSVDTGLVFPSAHSCVLILGNSKLRQAFLSMMWWVRCKLNVAILGFLEHISDCLQYFRGCL